AATTGCTTCAGGCTGGGTTTGCGGAAGAACATGCCCGCGGCATCCTCCCCTTCGATTACCGGCAACATTTTGTGGTGAGCTTTACGCTCAGGGCCTTCCTGCATTTCATGGACCTACGCGCCAAGCTTGATGCCCAGCAAGAAATCCGCGAACTCTGCGATTTGATGTGGCCCCATCTCAAAGCTTGGACGCCGGAATTTGCCGATTGGTACGAAAAAACAAGACTGCATAAAGCCAGGCTTGCTCCCTAACAACCATTCATTCAGACCTTGGCCAGCGTTACCCGCTCTGGCTGATGCTGATATTTCCCTTGCCGGTCGCTATAGGTGGTTTCACAAGGATCACCCTCGAAAAACAACAACTGACAGATCCCTTCATTGGCATAAATCCGACAATCAGCGCCAGAACTATTACTAAACTCCAAGGTGAGATGTCCCTCCCATCCAGCCTCAGCCGGAGTTGTATTCACAATGATGCCTAAACGGGCATACGTACTCTTACCAAGGCAAATCACCGTGATATTGGGTGGCACGCGCATTTTTTCAAGGGCCACACCCAAGCCATACGAATGGGCTGGAAGGATGAAATAGTCGCCATCCTCATCATGATGAAGAGGCGTTGATTCAAGGTTGTCAGGGTTGAATCGCTTGGGATTCATGATCGTGCCTGGGACGTGGCGAAAGATCAAAAACTCCTTTGGCGAGAGCCTTAGGTCGTAGCCGTAGGACGAGCAGCCAAAACTCAGGACCGGACCTTGGCGTTGATCCGGATCCAAGTGGCGTACCAATCCATTTTGAAAAGGTTCAAGCATGCCTGCATCTGCTTGATCCGTAATCCAGCGATCGTTCTTCAGCATTAAAAACCTCGACGCAATTCCGTCACTTGATCAGCCATCTCCATCATCTCTGCAGGGATCGCGGGCCCCGTCACAATCACATCCATGGCGGATGGCCGTTGCTCCAACACCGACAAGACATCCTCATGACTCAGATAGCCCAGCTCGATTGCCAAGCCAATCTCATCCAACACGAGTTGATCCAACGTGCCTTCTAAAAGATGGGTTTTGCAGATCTGCCAAACCGCCTGAACCGCCTCTTTGACCTCGTCATCGCGGCTATCAGCAGCATCTGAGAGACATTCCGTCACGGAAGGGCGCAACCATCTCAGCCGATCGCAGAGGGTGAGGCTGCTTTGAGGGCCTTGGCCCACTCCACCCTTAAGAAACTGAGCAATTAAGACATGGCTCCCCAGGCCTGCCGTGCGCAGCGCCTGGCTCAGAACACCAGAAAAACTCCCCCGAAAGGAGGCGGTATGCACCTGAAGCTGACCTTCCGGAGCCACCAAATGCAGCGGTGGACGAACCTCCACGGAGGGGAGTCGCCTGAGTCCTGCTTGCTCGAGAGTCCTGTGGTCAACAGTCCGCGACTCACGGGAATGATGGGTAGGGCTGAGGCTGACGGTCATCACATTCGCCGATGTCCGGCAAATCCGGATGTGGATGAATCTAGCGGTGAAAGTCCAAGACACAAGTGTTTTGACACCATCCATGGTGTGCCTAGCCACCTGGCAGGCTCAAAGCATCTCCGCACCGTGGGCTCATGACTGGCACCTCTCGCAATGACGGACGTCAGCCGGGCGAGCTTCGCCCCTTCTCGATCAGCTGGGATCCGATGGGATTTGCCCTGAGTTCAGTGATCATCCACAGCGGACGCACCGCCGTTCTTTGCAGCGTTTGTCATCAAGAAGGCGTGCCTCGCTGGCGCAAAGATCAAGGCCAGGGGTGGCTCAGTGCCGAATACCGACTCCTGCCTGGATCCACTCCAGAGCGACAGAACCGTGAACTCCTCAAACTGAGCGGACGCACCCAGGAGATTCAGCGTCTGATTGGCCGCAGCCTGCGCGCAGCCATCGACATGCAGGCTCTCGGCGAAAACACGTTGAAAATCGATTGTGATGTGATTCAGGCGGACGCGGGCACCCGCACCGCCGCGATCAGCGGATCTTGGGTCGCCCTTCAGCGGGCCTGTGAGCGACTGGTTCAACAAGGGGTCCTCACCAGCAACCCTGTCCAATCCCAGGTGGCAGCCGTCTCCGTGGGTGTGATTCACAATCGCCCCCTGCTCGATCTCGACTACAGCGAAGACAGCCAAGCCGATGTGGATCTCAATGTCGTGATGAACGGAGAGGGGCATCTGCTGGAGCTGCAGGGAACGGCGGAAGGCGCTCCCTTTAGTC
This Synechococcus sp. WH 8016 DNA region includes the following protein-coding sequences:
- the dcd gene encoding dCTP deaminase → MLKNDRWITDQADAGMLEPFQNGLVRHLDPDQRQGPVLSFGCSSYGYDLRLSPKEFLIFRHVPGTIMNPKRFNPDNLESTPLHHDEDGDYFILPAHSYGLGVALEKMRVPPNITVICLGKSTYARLGIIVNTTPAEAGWEGHLTLEFSNSSGADCRIYANEGICQLLFFEGDPCETTYSDRQGKYQHQPERVTLAKV
- a CDS encoding cob(I)yrinic acid a,c-diamide adenosyltransferase, with the translated sequence MTVSLSPTHHSRESRTVDHRTLEQAGLRRLPSVEVRPPLHLVAPEGQLQVHTASFRGSFSGVLSQALRTAGLGSHVLIAQFLKGGVGQGPQSSLTLCDRLRWLRPSVTECLSDAADSRDDEVKEAVQAVWQICKTHLLEGTLDQLVLDEIGLAIELGYLSHEDVLSVLEQRPSAMDVIVTGPAIPAEMMEMADQVTELRRGF
- the rph gene encoding ribonuclease PH gives rise to the protein MTGTSRNDGRQPGELRPFSISWDPMGFALSSVIIHSGRTAVLCSVCHQEGVPRWRKDQGQGWLSAEYRLLPGSTPERQNRELLKLSGRTQEIQRLIGRSLRAAIDMQALGENTLKIDCDVIQADAGTRTAAISGSWVALQRACERLVQQGVLTSNPVQSQVAAVSVGVIHNRPLLDLDYSEDSQADVDLNVVMNGEGHLLELQGTAEGAPFSRHQLNDLLDLAEPGLKQIMQDQNSALSTR